The genomic stretch taatttgaaatattatttcggtttttttaatgaattttaatattttagaaatatttttatttaaattgaataatagaatggtgagaccattgtgctcgtccttacggatgagcacagctgtgggtatTGTACTCTTGTCTAAGAGTAGTCAGAAATAGTAGCGTCGGGCCCATAACCGTACTCATtgacaagagcacggttgtAGGTGCTCTTAGATTTCAGCAGATCCCGTCTCTCCATAGTATCAAAGCAATTATATAGTGTATGTACACAAACATGTCCAGGTGCATACATCAAAACATTTTTGTATTTACTcattataataataacaataataattcaTCTTCAACAATTATTGACAGACTTAATTTCCATCCAAAATCATAAGTAGAGTAAGTGAGTAACAATGgtgggaaaatcgggtttctagGGCAGTTTGCCTTTaaaattacgtaaatgtacccattttgttatctattccataaatgggaaaaacgccattctcattggcgtgttttaagtgaaaacgccacccgtattggcgttttacaaCGTATGTGTCGTTGTATTGCATGTATGTTAAAAAACGCCGACGGGGTTGGCGTTTGATCGAAAAACGCCAATCCCAGTGGCGTGttttaaaaacgccaattcgGGTGGCGTTTTTCTTGCCTTCTGCCgtgaaaaaaggccaaaaattatCCCAAGTTATACACGCCAATGGGATTGGCGTGTTTCAACCTTTCATTCAGGCAAACTTTCGTTCAGGCATTTCATCGAACACTTGGAGGGCAAACTTTCGTTCAGGCATTTCAACAAACAGTTGGTTCAAATCCCTAACCGACAACATGATCCAATTCCCCTCATTCACCAACTCCACCGTCGCCGCTTcttctccgtcgtcgccgccgcgcCAGCATCTCTCCTCCTCGCTGGAGCTGCTCACGGCGGCGACGTCGGGCGGTTTCATGCCGGCGTCGGCGGATCCATACTCGTCGGGGTTTCCGATGCCGGAGTTCAAGCCGTCGCTCAACTTCTCGCTGGATGGGCTCGGGAGCGGCTATGGAAGCTTCCAGGGGGTTCCCGAAGCAAATGGGAAGCTTCTTTTTCCGTTTGAGGATTTGAAGCAGGTGCCCAACAATGCTGATCAAACTCGAGATGATCATAATTCCAATGGATTTTGGAATGGGGTTATAGGCGGTGGATCATGgtaaattttactaatttttttacatttttttctttgtagGGGTGGTGGGTGACTTTGTTTGTATTGAtttggaaaaaatgaaaagtaaaaAACTGACTTATAAGTATAATACTACTGGTACTACTATATATGGATACTGTGTTCTTGGGTTaattaattatactactactacatagTAGTATCTATGGTGGTTgtgtaattattattattattgttattaattatcaaggatatatatgtatatgttggAGTTAGAAGCTTGTTTTTAGATATGGCTTCAGGTAAGGGAGATGGTGTATAGTGATAGAAGAAGAGATTGGCCTTGATTTTTGAAGGGCAATTAAGCAGCTGCATTGCTACTTTATTCTTCTATCAGCACAAGGAGAGCCACCATGGAATTAAGCCACATTTTCTTTGCCTTTTCTAGTATTATGATTTTGTATAACTCAAGTTTTTATTCAGCTTTTGTGATGGAAGATCTTGTCTTAGTTACTCTCTCTCTTTAATTTCACATatcttcaatttcttcaattCTAATAAGTTTTTGTTATCATGCATTATAGTGTGTAGTAATGTGTATCCAAACAGCCACCAACTGTGAGAGTGAGATAGACTCAGTCAAATGATTCACACAAACCATCATATACAGTAGATAGATACTGATACTATTTTGCAGATGAAACCAATTATCGAATCAAATTTCTTGTCTTCACTTTGAAGCTACTCCCAAACCCCAACTACTTGTCCATCCAAACACCTCATCATTCCATTCAGCTCATTCCACGCCACCTATTCTGCTCCAATCACAATTGCCCACTATATATCACAATAATTCTACTCAACAAGCACATCATATCATATCGTATATTTGGAATTTTCAGTGCAACATACTAGATACGGAATCAGAAATTGGAAAACACCGTCAAGTTTT from Salvia splendens isolate huo1 chromosome 4, SspV2, whole genome shotgun sequence encodes the following:
- the LOC121800021 gene encoding dof zinc finger protein 1-like isoform X1; its protein translation is MIQFPSFTNSTVAASSPSSPPRQHLSSSLELLTAATSGGFMPASADPYSSGFPMPEFKPSLNFSLDGLGSGYGSFQGVPEANGKLLFPFEDLKQVPNNADQTRDDHNSNGFWNGVIGGGSW
- the LOC121800021 gene encoding dof zinc finger protein 1-like isoform X2; the protein is MIQFPSFTNSTVAASSPSSPPRQHLSSSLELLTAATSGGFMPASADPYSSGFPMPEFKPSLNFSLDGLGSGYGSFQGVPEANGKLLFPFEDLKQVPNNADQTRDDHNSNGFWNGVIGGGS